A single Streptomyces mirabilis DNA region contains:
- a CDS encoding DUF445 domain-containing protein, whose product MERTEPEDAGAEGQPARSGASGNRATTAVDQAERATAGPGRERRATTEPGPPNRAMTSFSPADEEKRRGVRQMKLTATGLLLFVALVYVLAKWASHEGAGPWTGYVAAAAEAGMVGALADWFAVTALFRHPLGLPIPHTAIIPTKKDQLGVSLGEFVGENFLSSDVVRQRLRAVGIGSRLGAWLAEPEHADRVTAELAAALRGALTVLRDSDVQAVVGEAITRRADAQEIAPGIGKMLEKIVADGGHKRVVDLVCIRAHDWLVLHDEQVMDAIQGGAPGWTPRFVDKKVGERVYKELLRFVTEMRDAPSHPARGALDRFLTDFASDLQSDTDTRARVERLKGEVLGRGEVQDLIASAWTAVRSMIVSAAEDERSELRLRVRASLLSLGARMATDPKLQAKVDRWVEGAAVYVVTTYRAEITSLITDTVAGWDAEHTTRKIEAHIGRDLQFIRINGTVVGSLAGLLIFTVSRIVGA is encoded by the coding sequence ATGGAACGAACAGAACCGGAAGACGCGGGCGCCGAAGGGCAGCCCGCCCGGTCCGGCGCCTCCGGCAACCGCGCGACGACCGCCGTCGACCAGGCCGAACGCGCGACGGCCGGCCCCGGCCGGGAGCGGCGCGCGACGACCGAACCCGGCCCGCCGAACCGCGCGATGACGTCGTTCAGCCCCGCCGACGAGGAGAAGCGTCGCGGTGTCCGCCAGATGAAACTGACGGCCACCGGCCTGCTGCTCTTCGTCGCCCTCGTGTACGTCCTCGCGAAATGGGCGTCCCACGAGGGCGCCGGCCCCTGGACCGGCTATGTCGCGGCGGCCGCCGAGGCCGGCATGGTCGGCGCGCTCGCCGACTGGTTCGCGGTCACGGCCCTCTTCCGCCACCCGCTCGGCCTGCCCATCCCGCACACCGCGATCATCCCCACCAAGAAGGACCAGCTGGGCGTCTCGCTCGGCGAGTTCGTGGGCGAGAACTTCCTCTCCTCCGACGTCGTACGACAGCGCCTGCGCGCCGTGGGCATCGGCAGCCGTCTCGGTGCCTGGCTCGCCGAACCGGAGCACGCCGACCGGGTCACCGCCGAGCTCGCCGCCGCGCTCAGAGGCGCCCTGACCGTGCTGCGCGACTCCGACGTGCAGGCGGTGGTCGGAGAGGCGATCACCCGCCGCGCCGACGCCCAGGAGATCGCGCCCGGCATAGGGAAGATGCTGGAGAAGATCGTCGCGGACGGCGGCCACAAGCGGGTCGTGGACCTGGTCTGCATCCGCGCCCACGACTGGCTGGTGCTCCACGACGAGCAGGTCATGGACGCGATCCAGGGCGGCGCGCCCGGCTGGACCCCGCGCTTCGTCGACAAGAAGGTCGGCGAGCGGGTCTACAAGGAGCTGCTCCGCTTCGTCACCGAGATGCGCGACGCCCCCTCCCACCCGGCCCGCGGCGCCCTCGACCGCTTCCTCACCGACTTCGCCTCCGACCTCCAGTCCGACACCGACACCCGCGCGCGCGTGGAGCGCCTGAAGGGTGAGGTGCTGGGCCGCGGCGAGGTCCAGGACCTGATCGCCTCCGCCTGGACGGCCGTACGGTCCATGATCGTGTCCGCCGCCGAGGACGAGCGCAGTGAGCTGCGGCTGCGCGTGCGGGCCTCCCTGCTCTCGCTGGGCGCCCGCATGGCCACCGATCCCAAGCTCCAGGCCAAGGTCGACCGGTGGGTCGAGGGCGCGGCGGTGTACGTGGTGACGACGTACCGGGCCGAGATCACCTCCCTCATCACCGACACGGTGGCCGGCTGGGACGCCGAGCACACGACCAGGAAGATCGAGGCCCACATCGGCCGTGACCTGCAGTTCATCCGGATCAACGGCACGGTGGTGGGCTCGTTGGCCGGGTTGCTGATCTTTACGGTGTCGCGGATCGTGGGGGCGTAG
- a CDS encoding MFS transporter: MSTVEEKGRGEGRDQGGGRVTTAVPARLDRLPWSRWHWTVVIGLGTVWILDGLEVTVVGNIAGRLSEPGSGLPITSAQVTGTAAAFYVAGACVGALFFGRLTDRFGRRKLFMVTLAVYLGATALTAVSFEPWWFFTFRFLTGFGIGGEYAAINSAIDELIPSQHRGRVDLIINGSFWLGAIGGSLLSIVALDTDLFPANIGWRLTFALGVVLGLVILLVRRNVPESPRWLLIHGRQEEAEQLVASVEERVRADLGGRELPPPVGEITIHQRKSIGFLTIARTVFATYRKRAAFGLSLFIGQAFLYNAITFGFGAILTKFYDVPAGATGYYFAVIAFGNFLGPLLLGKLFDTVGRRPMISSTYLLSGLLLFGTAWLFGRGSLSAVTLTACWCVALFFASAGASSAYLTVSEIFPMETRAMAIAFFYAIGTAAGGISGPLVFANLTQSGVVGDTVLAFQIGAGLMCVAGLVAAFLAVKAERRSLEDIATPLSAAAPADSA; encoded by the coding sequence ATGTCCACCGTTGAGGAAAAGGGCCGGGGGGAAGGCCGGGATCAAGGCGGGGGCCGGGTCACCACCGCCGTTCCCGCTCGTCTCGACCGCCTCCCCTGGTCACGCTGGCACTGGACCGTGGTGATCGGCCTCGGCACGGTGTGGATCCTCGACGGACTGGAAGTCACGGTCGTCGGCAACATCGCCGGACGCCTCTCCGAGCCCGGCAGCGGCCTGCCGATCACCTCCGCGCAGGTCACCGGCACCGCGGCGGCCTTCTATGTCGCCGGCGCGTGCGTCGGGGCGCTGTTCTTCGGCCGCCTCACCGACCGCTTCGGCCGCAGGAAACTGTTCATGGTCACCCTGGCGGTGTATCTGGGGGCCACGGCTCTGACCGCCGTCTCCTTCGAGCCCTGGTGGTTCTTCACCTTCCGCTTCCTCACGGGCTTCGGCATCGGCGGCGAGTACGCGGCCATCAACTCCGCGATCGACGAGCTGATCCCCTCCCAGCACCGCGGCCGGGTCGACCTGATCATCAACGGAAGCTTCTGGCTGGGCGCGATCGGCGGCTCCCTGCTGTCGATCGTCGCGCTGGACACCGACCTCTTCCCGGCGAACATCGGCTGGCGGCTGACCTTCGCCCTCGGCGTGGTCCTCGGCCTGGTCATCCTCCTCGTACGCCGCAATGTCCCGGAGAGCCCACGGTGGCTGCTGATCCACGGCAGACAGGAGGAGGCCGAGCAACTGGTGGCCTCGGTGGAGGAACGGGTCCGCGCCGACCTCGGTGGCCGCGAACTGCCGCCTCCCGTCGGGGAGATCACCATCCATCAGCGCAAGAGCATCGGCTTCCTCACCATCGCCCGCACGGTCTTCGCGACCTACCGCAAGCGCGCCGCGTTCGGCCTCTCCCTCTTCATCGGCCAGGCGTTCCTCTACAACGCGATCACCTTCGGCTTCGGTGCGATCCTGACGAAGTTCTACGACGTCCCGGCGGGCGCCACCGGCTACTACTTCGCCGTGATCGCGTTCGGCAACTTCCTCGGCCCGCTGCTGCTCGGCAAGCTCTTCGACACGGTCGGCCGCCGCCCGATGATCTCGTCGACGTACCTGCTCTCCGGGCTGCTGCTGTTCGGCACGGCCTGGCTGTTCGGCCGGGGCTCGCTGAGCGCGGTGACCCTGACGGCCTGCTGGTGCGTGGCCCTCTTCTTCGCCTCGGCGGGCGCGTCGAGCGCCTATCTCACCGTCTCCGAGATCTTCCCGATGGAGACCCGCGCGATGGCCATCGCCTTCTTCTACGCCATCGGCACGGCGGCCGGCGGCATCAGCGGACCGCTGGTCTTCGCGAACCTCACCCAGTCCGGCGTGGTCGGCGACACCGTGCTGGCCTTCCAGATCGGCGCGGGCCTGATGTGCGTGGCGGGGCTGGTCGCCGCGTTCCTGGCGGTGAAGGCCGAACGACGCTCGCTGGAGGACATCGCGACCCCGCTGTCGGCGGCGGCACCCGCCGACTCCGCCTGA
- a CDS encoding levansucrase, whose protein sequence is MHGQVHGPHDPSTPSAPGAYLATLEGRLTADGCATRWEDWAGVPVLVGRRSDFRLRWMATKLYLFTVAAAVPEITVPVVEGFTEQVTKYAKDTKGGLPVGLQNGVGAFPVLVSDRVDPAAVRWAEERQRVRFACMTRPVVVDSSRPYVGMYRGKPALGRIYATYFIEKGSRYFYGP, encoded by the coding sequence ATGCATGGACAGGTGCACGGACCACACGATCCGTCGACGCCCTCGGCCCCGGGGGCCTACCTCGCCACCCTGGAGGGCCGACTGACGGCCGACGGGTGCGCCACCCGCTGGGAGGACTGGGCCGGGGTGCCCGTGCTGGTGGGGCGGCGGTCGGACTTCCGGCTTCGCTGGATGGCGACGAAGCTGTATCTGTTCACCGTGGCCGCGGCGGTTCCGGAGATCACCGTGCCCGTCGTCGAGGGCTTCACCGAACAGGTGACGAAGTACGCCAAGGACACCAAGGGCGGCCTGCCCGTCGGTCTGCAGAACGGGGTCGGCGCCTTCCCCGTCCTGGTCAGCGACCGCGTCGACCCGGCCGCCGTGCGGTGGGCGGAGGAGCGCCAACGCGTCCGGTTCGCCTGTATGACACGGCCCGTCGTGGTCGACAGCTCCCGCCCGTACGTGGGCATGTACCGCGGCAAGCCGGCCCTCGGGCGCATCTACGCCACGTACTTCATCGAGAAGGGCTCGCGGTACTTCTACGGTCCGTGA
- a CDS encoding DUF2269 family protein, translating to MNKFLLAVHVLAAIVAVGPVTVAASMFPPSARKALAEPGDAQALSTVRVLHRICRVYATVGVAVPVFGFATAKNMGVLGDTWLIASIALTALAAVVLAALVLPRQTALMEGMEGMEESIEEGVGEGGQGAAYAGANRVGPRDIARLAMFTGLFSLLWATVTILMIVRPGSTTGA from the coding sequence GTGAACAAGTTCCTTCTCGCCGTGCACGTCCTCGCCGCGATCGTCGCCGTCGGGCCCGTCACCGTCGCCGCCAGCATGTTCCCGCCCAGTGCGCGCAAGGCGCTCGCCGAGCCCGGAGACGCCCAGGCCCTCTCCACCGTGCGGGTGCTGCACCGCATATGCCGTGTGTACGCGACGGTCGGCGTCGCCGTGCCCGTGTTCGGGTTCGCCACGGCCAAGAACATGGGCGTGCTCGGCGACACCTGGCTGATCGCCTCGATCGCGCTGACGGCCCTGGCCGCCGTCGTCCTCGCCGCGCTGGTCCTGCCCCGGCAAACCGCGCTCATGGAGGGCATGGAGGGCATGGAGGAGTCCATAGAGGAAGGCGTGGGGGAAGGCGGGCAGGGTGCGGCGTACGCCGGAGCGAACCGTGTCGGCCCGCGGGACATCGCCCGGCTCGCCATGTTCACCGGGCTCTTCAGCCTCCTCTGGGCCACCGTCACGATCCTGATGATCGTCCGACCGGGGTCCACCACGGGCGCCTAG
- a CDS encoding GlxA family transcriptional regulator: protein MHTVAVLALDQVIPFDLSAPIDTFGWARLPDGREPYRIRVCSPAADEEVSAGPFTIRAPYGLEALAEADTIILPGIANPAAPLPPGVTQALRAAAANGTRIASICVGAFVFAATGLLDGLRATTHWVAAANLAARYPAVTVDPNVLYVDNGQFLTSAGAAAALDMCLHMIRQDHGSAVAAHAARMSVMPLEREGGQAQFIIHDQPPVPAGTTMEPLLAWLEENAERELTLEDIAAHAGMSTRTLNRRFRDQTGTTPLQWLHRARVRRAQYLLETTTYPVERIATQAGFGSPTAFRERFKRVVGTSPYAYRRAFQGTGPSVTLSASGAASVSGAESVSAAAAS, encoded by the coding sequence ATGCACACCGTGGCCGTACTGGCGCTCGACCAGGTCATCCCGTTCGACCTCTCCGCCCCGATCGACACCTTCGGCTGGGCCCGGCTGCCGGACGGCCGGGAGCCCTACCGGATCCGGGTCTGCTCGCCCGCGGCGGACGAGGAGGTGAGCGCGGGCCCGTTCACCATCCGCGCCCCCTACGGCCTGGAGGCGCTGGCCGAGGCCGACACGATCATCCTGCCCGGCATCGCGAACCCGGCCGCCCCGCTCCCGCCGGGCGTGACGCAGGCGCTGCGCGCGGCGGCCGCGAACGGCACCCGGATCGCCTCGATCTGCGTGGGCGCCTTCGTCTTCGCCGCCACCGGCCTGCTGGACGGGCTGCGCGCCACCACGCACTGGGTCGCGGCCGCGAACCTGGCGGCCAGGTACCCCGCCGTGACCGTCGACCCGAACGTCCTCTACGTCGACAACGGCCAGTTCCTCACCTCGGCGGGCGCGGCCGCCGCCCTCGACATGTGCCTGCACATGATCCGCCAGGACCACGGTTCGGCGGTCGCCGCGCACGCGGCCCGGATGTCGGTCATGCCGCTCGAACGGGAGGGCGGCCAGGCCCAGTTCATCATCCACGACCAGCCCCCGGTACCGGCCGGCACCACGATGGAGCCCCTCCTCGCCTGGCTGGAGGAGAACGCGGAGCGTGAGCTGACCCTGGAGGACATCGCCGCCCACGCCGGCATGAGCACTCGTACGCTCAACCGCCGCTTCCGCGACCAGACCGGCACCACACCGCTCCAATGGCTGCACCGCGCCCGGGTCCGCCGCGCCCAGTACCTCCTGGAGACGACCACGTACCCGGTCGAACGCATCGCGACCCAGGCGGGGTTCGGCTCACCGACGGCGTTCCGGGAGCGGTTCAAGCGAGTGGTGGGAACGAGCCCGTACGCGTACCGCCGGGCATTTCAGGGAACGGGGCCCTCGGTCACGCTCTCGGCCTCGGGCGCGGCCTCGGTCTCGGGCGCGGAGTCCGTGTCCGCCGCCGCGGCCTCATAG
- a CDS encoding MarR family winged helix-turn-helix transcriptional regulator, producing the protein MSTSVDDAVRALLLLMPRMVGRAKRIPVPEELQSLALAPRHLSLLSYLLFDGPLTVNDLAARLEVAPTTVSLMVGELSGKGILERREDPADRRRRIVSITDAQRPSISAWLARGATAWRQALEPLTPDQRQLVIDTLRAYEAAAADTDSAPETEAAPEAESVTEGPVP; encoded by the coding sequence ATGTCAACGAGCGTCGACGACGCCGTCAGGGCGCTGCTGCTGCTCATGCCTCGCATGGTCGGGCGGGCCAAGCGCATCCCGGTGCCCGAGGAGCTCCAGTCGCTGGCGCTCGCTCCGCGGCACCTGTCGCTGCTGTCGTACCTGCTCTTCGACGGGCCTCTGACGGTGAACGACCTGGCCGCCCGCCTCGAAGTCGCGCCGACCACCGTCAGCCTCATGGTCGGCGAGCTGAGCGGGAAGGGAATTCTGGAGCGGCGGGAAGACCCGGCCGACCGGCGGCGACGCATCGTCAGCATCACCGACGCCCAACGGCCCTCCATCTCCGCGTGGCTGGCGCGCGGAGCCACCGCCTGGCGTCAGGCGCTGGAACCGCTGACCCCCGATCAGCGGCAGCTGGTCATCGACACCTTGCGCGCCTATGAGGCCGCGGCGGCGGACACGGACTCCGCGCCCGAGACCGAGGCCGCGCCCGAGGCCGAGAGCGTGACCGAGGGCCCCGTTCCCTGA
- a CDS encoding tautomerase family protein, producing MPHLTVQIREETLDGDVEPKLVRALTDAVAAVVGEWARTVAVVELFGVPEHRWGTAGIPGKAPAPLVTLALREAALTHPQIPDAPARLIRSLTEAVTTVLGESVREHVSVLIVGVPAGRSGVGGEVA from the coding sequence ATGCCACACCTCACCGTGCAGATCCGCGAGGAGACGCTCGACGGAGACGTCGAACCGAAGCTCGTCCGGGCGCTGACCGACGCGGTGGCCGCCGTGGTCGGGGAGTGGGCGCGTACGGTCGCGGTCGTGGAACTGTTCGGCGTCCCCGAGCACCGCTGGGGAACCGCGGGCATACCCGGCAAGGCACCCGCGCCGCTCGTCACGCTCGCCCTGCGCGAGGCGGCCCTGACCCACCCTCAGATCCCTGACGCGCCCGCCCGCTTGATCAGGTCCCTGACGGAAGCGGTGACCACGGTCCTCGGCGAGTCCGTACGGGAGCACGTGTCCGTGTTGATCGTGGGTGTCCCGGCCGGACGGTCGGGGGTGGGCGGGGAAGTCGCCTGA
- a CDS encoding discoidin domain-containing protein, which translates to MAGQSHAPRDPSGPSRRSVVTTGSTLLGGFGLNALFPATSTAAGRGDALTAAASSGELAAYRPVEVSSTDYAPTPGEFVVDRLASPGVRGSGWRAAAGDDPQWVSVDLQADCQVTRVRLTFEADASDPVFTPPTTGNPAQGTTGKEILSSYALAFVVETSRDGASWTSVYRTTAGTGGVVDIPLTRSVTARWVRMTAQRRSSPNPLGLNGFEVYGTVGGRRPSATGWTDWGTHHGEAPRLAVAADGTVPLESGWRLTLDDWADGEGPDLSRTTVDTSGWLPATVPGTVLASLVDQGKLPDPVAGLNNLHIPEALSRHSWWYKRDFDLPSGLRTGRGRKVWLEFDGINHQADIWLNGHRVGGLTYPFARSAHDVTEWIAETGTKGQNALAVKITPMPVPGSPGDKGPAGESWVDAGAGQMNLNSPTYLAASGWDWMPAVRDRVSGIWNHVRLRSTGAVVIGDPRVDTVLPHLPDTSVAELTITVPVRNADAAEHTTTVSAFFGDIRVSKAVTVPAGGSVDVTFAPDAFSRLRLRNPALWWPNGLGSPDLHDLTLAASVDGTESDRRTTRFGIRQFGYEYEIPLPFTSSGDACTQSLKVGRQQARYVRVRCLTRATDWGNSLWTLSVTDSARPGTDLALHASATSSTTDGDDHGPGNATDGDPGTRWSSAYQDDQWIRVDLGSPQSFDGVDLVWEQAYARTYVVQVSTDDSTWTDVKSVDNTAVPLPFNTDRASLQVEDFTARTARFVRINCGVRHTSWGNSLWSLSVIDSSRPGTDLALHKAATASTEESDHPAAAATDGNPDSRWSSQYEDHQWIQVDLGSAQSFDRVAILWEQAYPKTYVIQVSSDGDTWTDVKSVDNSPVPLKISVNGVRVLARGGNWGWDELLRRMPAERMDAAVRMHRDMNFTMIRNWVGSINREEFYASCDEHGILVWNDFPNAWAMDPPDHDAFNAIARDTVLRYRIHPCVVVWCGANEGDPPAAIDKGMRDAVEQQAPGILYQNNSAGGIITGGGPYNWVEPGKYYDPSTYGSNSFGFHTEIGMPVVSNAESMRNLVGDEKEWPIGGAWYYHDWSERGNQAPQQYRAAIEARLGTATDLDDFAGKAQFVNYENARSMFEAWNAHLWDDASGLMLWMSHPAWHSTVWQTYDYDFDVNGTYYGARTACEPLHVQADPLKWQLLVVNHTRRALEGATVTARIHDLTGRQVGGTRKAVVDVASAATTRAFAVDWSDDLPDLHLLRLTLEDHAGRTLSANTYWRHRTPAAMKALNDLPKVGLSASITRVSRSGTRRELTAVVKNRGSALAPMVRLSLLDDHSGDRVLPTLYSDNYLWLLPGESRTVTLSWPAHALPSNRPALSVSAYNSPRTVARG; encoded by the coding sequence ATGGCAGGTCAGTCACATGCGCCGCGGGATCCTTCCGGTCCTTCCCGGCGGTCGGTGGTCACTACGGGTTCGACTCTTCTCGGCGGGTTCGGTCTGAACGCTCTGTTCCCGGCGACGAGCACGGCCGCCGGGCGCGGTGACGCGCTCACCGCGGCGGCGTCCTCCGGTGAACTCGCCGCCTACCGCCCCGTCGAGGTCTCCTCGACGGACTACGCGCCGACTCCGGGCGAGTTCGTGGTCGACCGGCTCGCGTCGCCCGGGGTCCGGGGAAGTGGATGGCGCGCGGCGGCGGGCGACGATCCGCAGTGGGTCTCGGTCGATCTGCAGGCCGACTGCCAGGTCACGCGGGTCCGGCTCACCTTCGAGGCCGACGCGAGCGATCCGGTTTTCACGCCCCCCACCACCGGTAACCCGGCCCAAGGCACCACCGGCAAGGAGATCCTGTCCAGTTACGCGCTCGCCTTCGTCGTCGAGACGTCCAGGGACGGCGCCTCCTGGACGAGCGTGTACCGCACGACCGCCGGTACGGGTGGGGTGGTGGACATTCCGCTGACCCGGTCCGTGACGGCACGGTGGGTGCGGATGACGGCGCAGCGGCGGTCAAGTCCCAACCCGCTCGGCCTGAACGGGTTCGAGGTGTACGGCACCGTCGGTGGCCGGCGGCCCTCGGCCACCGGCTGGACCGACTGGGGGACCCATCACGGCGAGGCTCCCCGGCTGGCCGTCGCGGCGGACGGCACGGTGCCGCTGGAGTCCGGCTGGCGGCTGACCCTGGACGACTGGGCCGACGGCGAGGGCCCCGACCTGTCGAGGACGACCGTCGACACCAGCGGCTGGCTGCCCGCCACCGTGCCCGGCACGGTCCTCGCCTCACTCGTCGACCAGGGAAAGCTCCCGGACCCGGTGGCTGGTCTGAACAATCTGCACATCCCTGAGGCGCTCTCCCGCCATTCCTGGTGGTACAAGCGTGACTTCGACCTGCCGTCCGGTCTGCGCACCGGCCGTGGCCGCAAGGTCTGGCTGGAGTTCGACGGCATCAACCATCAGGCCGACATCTGGCTCAACGGCCACCGGGTGGGAGGGCTCACCTACCCGTTCGCCCGCTCGGCCCATGACGTGACGGAGTGGATCGCCGAGACGGGGACGAAGGGCCAGAACGCGCTGGCCGTGAAGATCACGCCGATGCCCGTCCCCGGCAGCCCGGGCGACAAGGGTCCCGCCGGGGAGTCCTGGGTGGACGCGGGCGCGGGTCAGATGAACCTCAACTCGCCCACGTATCTGGCCGCTTCGGGGTGGGACTGGATGCCCGCCGTACGGGACCGGGTCTCGGGGATCTGGAACCATGTCCGGCTGAGATCCACGGGGGCCGTGGTCATCGGCGACCCCCGGGTGGACACGGTTCTGCCGCACCTGCCCGACACCTCGGTCGCCGAACTCACCATCACCGTCCCGGTCCGTAACGCCGATGCGGCCGAGCACACCACGACCGTCTCCGCGTTCTTCGGCGACATACGGGTCTCCAAGGCCGTCACCGTCCCGGCCGGCGGGAGCGTCGACGTCACCTTCGCTCCGGACGCCTTCAGCCGGCTGCGGCTGCGCAACCCCGCACTGTGGTGGCCCAACGGGCTCGGCAGCCCCGACCTTCACGACCTCACCCTGGCCGCCTCGGTCGACGGGACGGAGAGCGACCGGCGCACCACCCGCTTCGGTATCCGCCAGTTCGGCTACGAGTACGAGATACCGCTGCCCTTCACCTCGTCCGGCGACGCCTGCACCCAGTCGCTGAAGGTCGGAAGGCAGCAGGCCCGGTATGTGCGGGTCAGGTGCCTGACCCGGGCCACGGACTGGGGCAACTCCCTGTGGACCCTGTCGGTGACCGACAGCGCCAGGCCGGGCACCGACCTCGCCCTGCACGCGAGCGCCACCTCCTCCACGACGGACGGCGACGACCACGGCCCCGGCAACGCCACCGACGGTGACCCCGGCACCCGCTGGTCCTCGGCCTACCAGGACGACCAGTGGATCCGCGTGGACCTGGGCTCCCCGCAGTCCTTCGACGGCGTCGACCTCGTGTGGGAGCAGGCCTACGCCCGGACGTACGTGGTCCAGGTGTCCACGGACGACTCGACCTGGACGGACGTGAAGTCCGTGGACAACACCGCCGTGCCGCTGCCGTTCAACACCGACCGGGCGAGCCTGCAGGTGGAGGACTTCACCGCCCGCACGGCGCGCTTCGTGCGGATCAACTGCGGTGTGCGCCACACCAGTTGGGGAAACTCCCTCTGGTCCCTGTCGGTGATCGACAGTTCCCGTCCGGGCACCGACCTGGCCCTGCACAAGGCGGCCACGGCCTCCACCGAGGAGTCCGACCATCCGGCCGCCGCCGCGACCGACGGCAACCCCGACAGCCGGTGGTCGTCGCAGTACGAGGACCACCAGTGGATCCAGGTCGACCTCGGCTCCGCCCAGAGTTTCGACCGGGTGGCCATCCTGTGGGAGCAGGCCTATCCGAAGACGTACGTCATCCAGGTGTCGTCCGACGGTGACACCTGGACGGACGTGAAGTCCGTGGACAACAGCCCGGTGCCGCTGAAGATCAGCGTGAACGGCGTACGGGTGCTGGCCCGGGGCGGCAACTGGGGCTGGGACGAACTCCTGCGGCGGATGCCCGCCGAGCGGATGGACGCGGCGGTGCGTATGCACCGCGACATGAACTTCACGATGATCCGCAACTGGGTCGGCAGCATCAACCGGGAGGAGTTCTACGCCAGTTGCGACGAACACGGCATCCTGGTGTGGAACGACTTCCCCAATGCCTGGGCCATGGACCCGCCGGACCATGACGCGTTCAACGCGATCGCGCGTGACACCGTACTGCGCTATCGCATCCACCCCTGCGTGGTGGTGTGGTGCGGCGCCAACGAGGGCGACCCGCCGGCCGCCATCGACAAGGGCATGCGCGACGCCGTCGAGCAGCAGGCTCCCGGCATCCTCTACCAGAACAACTCCGCCGGAGGCATCATCACCGGCGGCGGCCCCTACAACTGGGTGGAGCCCGGGAAGTACTACGACCCGTCGACCTACGGCAGCAACAGCTTCGGATTCCACACCGAGATCGGCATGCCGGTCGTCTCCAACGCCGAGAGCATGCGCAATCTGGTGGGCGACGAGAAGGAGTGGCCGATAGGCGGAGCGTGGTACTACCACGACTGGAGCGAACGCGGGAATCAGGCTCCGCAGCAGTACCGGGCGGCGATCGAGGCGCGCCTGGGTACCGCGACGGACCTCGACGACTTCGCCGGCAAGGCGCAGTTCGTCAACTACGAGAACGCGCGCAGCATGTTCGAGGCGTGGAACGCCCACCTGTGGGACGACGCCAGCGGCCTCATGCTGTGGATGTCCCACCCCGCCTGGCACAGCACCGTCTGGCAGACCTACGACTACGACTTCGACGTCAACGGCACCTACTACGGTGCCCGCACCGCCTGCGAGCCCCTGCACGTCCAGGCCGACCCGCTGAAATGGCAGCTCCTCGTGGTGAACCACACGCGCCGCGCGCTCGAGGGCGCGACCGTCACCGCCCGGATCCACGACCTCACCGGTCGCCAGGTCGGCGGGACCAGGAAGGCGGTGGTCGATGTCGCGTCGGCCGCCACCACCCGCGCCTTCGCCGTGGACTGGAGCGACGACCTGCCCGATCTGCATCTGCTGCGTCTGACCCTCGAGGACCACGCGGGTCGTACGCTCTCGGCCAATACCTACTGGCGCCATCGGACCCCAGCCGCGATGAAGGCACTCAACGACCTCCCGAAGGTCGGGCTCTCGGCCTCGATCACCCGTGTGTCGCGCTCCGGTACCCGGCGTGAACTGACCGCTGTCGTCAAGAACCGTGGATCGGCCCTCGCCCCGATGGTCCGGCTGTCGCTGCTGGACGATCACAGCGGTGACCGCGTCCTGCCGACGCTGTACAGCGACAACTACCTCTGGCTGCTGCCCGGCGAGTCGCGGACGGTCACCCTGTCCTGGCCGGCTCACGCGCTGCCGTCGAACCGTCCGGCGCTCAGCGTGTCCGCCTACAACAGTCCCCGCACGGTCGCCCGGGGGTAG